The following nucleotide sequence is from Trifolium pratense cultivar HEN17-A07 linkage group LG2, ARS_RC_1.1, whole genome shotgun sequence.
ttaatttagtttttagaGTAATCTTTCAGATATTTAATAGTTTTCCAAATTCCAATCGAATCTCATTCATCATCACAGTCCTTTTTTACCTACTTTGAGCTTGTCAATGGCTTCTTAATAAATTGTTAGGTGGTGTTGCAAAATGTGTTAGGTGGTGTTGCAAAATGTGTTTGAGCTTGTTAGAAAATTTTGAGAGCCTCTTGTTTTGGGTGAGTGTTGATGAATTTGAGTGTTGCCTCTTGCAACCCATTTTTCAATTTAACagtatattaaaaaatgagaaaaatatgtAACAAGTAAaaccaaataataaaaaaaagaaaaaattttgAGTTCAACATTAAGGGATGAGTTTCTTTCAAGCTTAGGAGGAAGAGATATTGGTGTTAATATTGGTTTCTTAGTTGTGTCATTGTTCTTCTTCTCTACAACATCATCCTTCATTTCCAGATGCAGAGAGAAGCTatctcacacacacaaagtcaCAAACACAAATACACCTGATTTAAAGTTTCGAAGGcctgtaaataaataataaacaaataaaacaaaataaaagagatattaattattaagacaaaagttagtttttttttttgactagaATTTGAAGAGTGTGGTGAATAGTGTGTGAGATGGATAAATGAACTGTGacaagaagaaaacaaataacATGATAGACATGGCAAGGAAGAAACATAAATGAATATACAAATGGCAGAGGCAACACGTGAATATAGGCTTCATAGACTAATATCACATGAAAGTGATGAAACTATAGACACAATACAAGACACACAAAATgttaccttttttttctttcctaaaGCTAGTTATATCattattgttgggtttttgtatgttggctacattttgcaaaaacatcttttagcaagtgttgagacatatgtacATACATCatgtgttgagacagatgtgcGTACACGTTGGAACAACACATGTATGTCTGactgcgcgccagctagcgtttttattttctactcaatctttcgaagatttgattgaagaattgtttcgtggtttcttacacAACAAGGcacacgtgatcaatgtgtttcagaaggcagctgaactctagttctattttctaaaggaataaaataacttttagaaaatataatatttgtttcaaaaatatatttgctGCTGCTGCAATTTTGAAGACCTAATTTCGTCTTGAAGCCCAAGCTAGTCTTCTGCTATATAAAGGGTGTTGCTAACCCTATTTTAaccaccgaaacttgaagcaaaaatagaatatcaaagatgtagtcttttaagggtttcatgtctttaagccactctctaagagagttggtgtaaagtgaaccactcgggttgtgagatggtcactatgtcctcactcagaaacctgtaggtaatgagttgagaattgtacttggaggaagcttttaagcaactccaaattgtgaacttagtcgttggctaggtgttaatgtcattgaagtgtgtcttcatctttgtcaaggagagtgtctccattctgttgttattgaaatccttactggttgtaaggttgaggagagtaagacggggtctcatatctaggagttcctaggtagaagttgcattgagtagggattaagtgaggagttgtaaacgggggagtttagctctgaattaatactgctgatagtaaatttcctcctggattggtatcccccagattaggttgttaggctgaactgggttaacaattatgtgtgttgtttatgctttttagtatctgtttttaatgctctgctttattgttcttactgctaagacaagtgttacgacaagtgtctgaacagcgtggacaacacttgtctactgtgtaccagaatttcaattattaaaaaaatttgactgTGCAAATCTGATGACGTGacttgtacacatggaaaaaaattcatttatatttatttttaaaattccatgtcatctattaaaaaaattttaaaaattattttaaaaaaatttttgattttttttattctacaaACTTTACcccaaaaatttattaaacatttataaatctttattttttaaatcttaaacatttataaatctttagttttttaaaacaaaactttattttttattctaaaattttataaaataaacagaatcagaatttttttcaaaatacaaaaaattcatttatatttatttttaaaattccacatcatctattaaatttaaaaaaaaaaattattttaaaaacaatacttgattttttttattctacaaACTTTACTCCCAGAAATTTATTAAACATTtctaaatctttattttttaaatcttgAACATTTATAAATCTTTATTAAATCTTAatttaatcattatttttttaaaacaaaactttatttttttattctaaaaccttataaaaaaaacaaaattagaatatttttcAAAGTTCCAGtcattttccaaaaataaaaaaggaaagattttttttttttttttttttgcagatcttcatcttcttcaccatttccttcatcttcttcaaagcTTGATTTTAGGCAACTACCATGAATACCATGAACTTAGATCCGGAAAATcaaactttgatttttaaaCTACCTCATCAATCCCATGAACCCAACTTTGATTTTTAACAACCACATGAAAACACAAAGACCAGCCAAGGGGATGCAAGCGCCATCCCTTGACAACCGAGCCAAACAACTCTCACCCCTAAAATACAAAGACCTCCCCTTGCCAAACAACACATCACCACAAAGACCTCCCCACCTATATAACAAGCAGCCTAAAGTTCGATAATGCATTTTAATCCTCCTTCTTCAAGTTGCAAATCTTGATTTTTCTGGATTtatttgatgaagatgaagaacaaggtaaaggaagaagatgaagaaatagagaaaaaaaattagttgggAATGGTGTGCCGTTAGATATGGTGGACATTCAAAATTCAATGGCTATTGTTTTTCAATAAGATCAAACGGTGTAAATTAAGAGATTTATTAAGATCTATGGTGGACCAGATGCAATGTTAGTCCACCTAATACATTTtgtgtcaaattttttttaatagatgacgtgaaattttaaaaataaatataaatgattttttttcatgtgtacaagccacaTAATTTGTTTTGCACGGTCAGATGTCCTACTGTACAtttagggggggggggggggggggggtaaatgagggaatctattttttgcaaggggataaacagaaaaaaaatctgagcagggggtaaacgaaaattccCTTATTTTgtaggggggtaaatgatcatttaccctttctAAATATGTGTGTTTGCATAGATCAAGTAATAGAAAATTTCATTGGCCGAATTTTTTTGCATTGAATAAAAACTTCGAAATGTGTTTTTCGAATTTTCcccaaatttgaactagaaaaacttcgGAAAATGTGTTCCAAAGTTTTTatttaagggtaaaattgaaattttgtggGGAAAAAAGAGTCATATATGGGGGAAGAGAACCTTTTATCCCCTAAGAAGCGTGGTTTGGCGAATGTGAGCCTAAAGAAATGAATCCGGGTGTCGCTAGTGGTTTGATCCTAATGACCAACTACCTCATATTATTGGCCCAAACTATATGACAGGCTAGCTGTAACTGTTTGGGAGAGTAGCGATTCACGCTATTTAGAGTTTAAAAAATCCTAGGGTTGCCATAACTCCATTGTAGCAAGTCGCTCCTTCCTCAATCCTAGACGGTAGGTGTTGAGTGTCATCAAAAGCAATTAAATTCTCATTGGAAACCGATGGACCTTCAAATCTGCGTGGGGGAAGGAAATCGTTTGCATTCAAATCAGATTCGAGCACGAAGTCGCACACATTGGTTTCTTGAGAATCATCAGCCGCAATTTCAGGTGAGTGATTAATCTCaaataatttcaattaatgTATCATTTATATCGCACCAATCACCACACTGTTCTCCATACTTGAATCTGAATCATGCGCCGCTTCCAAAACATTTGCCGCTTCTAATTCTTGTGCATTTGCGATGATTCCTTGCTGCACATTTACAGCTATGTTTCTCGTCATTCTAATCCCTTTGCACTTCAATTGTAGTCATGTTTATTTGAATTTGACGCTTCATCTATCTTCCTTTGCGGACGAAGTCGCATTCTTGAAACTACCGTGAAAGACATCTCCTTGGTATTCACAGAAATAACAAGGAGTTAATGTAATTTGGTTTTGTTATTCCCTTATAACAATGTGTATTGAATTGGAGCATGAATTGATTCTCAATGaacactagtgcagaaaggagaTACAACTACTGGCCAAACTGACTTTctactactggccgcggccagtagtaaATGCAGTCGACGTTGTAAGTACAACTTTCCACGTCGGGTATTTTTATACCCGACGTGGTATGTGTAGTTTCTtctgtaattattatttaatattatgaggattccacgtcggtttttacaaatacccgtagtggtatgtatgagattccactacgggtatttataatatcagtagtggtatgtatggtttccagttttttttttttaagaattggggattccactacgggtatttacaaatacccgtagtggtatgtatgagattccactacgggtatttacacatatccgtagtggtatgtatggtttccagttttttttttttaagaattgaggattccactacgggtatttacgcatacccgtagtggtatgtatggtttcctttttttttttttagaattgaggattccactacgggtcatTACtcttacccgtagtggtatgtgtagttttcactactgattgttataaatatcagtagtggtatgttagtttttttttttttttttttttcgtttttttgtagCATCCTGTGCCTGCATATTAGTAGTGGTGTGTAGTTTTGTAACATGACCAAATTTCATCACAGACCCCAAAGAATGAGCCATTGCTGCTAGTGCTAAAGCTATATGTTAAAAATCAGTTGCAGTAGCAACCAATAACCACAACtagtaaaattcatttttataaactttttaggACATAAGTCCAATATCCAATACCCATTCAGAGTTCATATATTCTTCTATACATCACAACCTCATGGAGGCAActgatgcatatatatataactatgaTAATCCATCCATGATTTAAACTAATATAAACTAAGGTTATAATTAGGAAGTGCAAAGTCCAGCAGCTGCAACTGCACCATAATATTACTAGAAAATAGAAGGTACAAATATTATGCATTAATTTGTCTAGTCCAAAGTTAAACCAGTTCCATCTACAATGAAGCATGACAAGCTTTTCATTATAATTTTCCACTAAACATGTCTTCTCAGATGAAGCATAACAAGCATTTCATCACCATCCTCAATTCCCAGCTGcatgaaatatatataatttggaTCAGAAAACCAAGAATTCTGACAATGAGACAGAATATACTAgctaatatttaaattacataATAATGAACAAATGTTGAGAAACAAAAACCTCGTGTGGAGTCTGCTCAGCTTGGACGAGACGCCCGTCAAACAAAAAACCAACTCTACTAACATCTGCAATATTCATCCATAAGCTTTTTCAATGGACAGTTTCTTCGGAAGCTGTAGGAAGCTCCATACCCATCCTACAATATCCGAAATTCCCAAATTTGTTAAATACATTTCAGAATGTAATATTCAAAAACATCAAGATTAACCATGAAACAGGCTATAACATTCAAATATGTGCATGATTCTCCCTACCCTTTTGACTTTTTTCCTattataaactcaaataattagTAATTACAGAACAATTTACAGCAGCAGTGGCCTCATAAGCATACACAACAGTATCACAGCAGTAGCACAGTTTTAGCAGTAGCACAGCAATGTAAGCTACTTGTCAAGACAATTTAAgcacaatttaaaatattttagcaCAGTTTTAGCAGTAGCACAACAATGTAAGCATGAACTAAGGCCTGGAGTTAATATTCAAACATAGTGAAATGTCAGAGTAAAAATTAATTGATGCCAAAACtagcatcaaaacaaatcaGGTTCTACTTTAGTATAAAATTGATGCCAAAGTAaagaaaaatcagaaaataATAGAACAAACCAAGTAATGCAGTAGCTATAAAATTGAGGACAAAACTATAAAACCCAACACCTGAAACAGATGCATGATGTTGCTAGCTAGCTATAGCTATAGTTATGTCTAATATCAACCAGATCAAGACAACAAATCATGATGTTGCTACTGCTGGTACTGAATATTTCGGCGGAgggttttcattttcatttgcAGAAGATGATGAAGGCAGTGTTTCTTCAATCTGCATTGGCTCTGCCTCTGCAGGTATGGATTGGTTGCCAGATTCTTGTGTAGGATTATTCTTCTGAGAAATTAAACCTGCTAATGAGTAGGGTGCTTTAGGTACTTGTGAGGAACCCAACTCTTCTGCTACTTCCTTCTGGTGCTGACTTGAAGATGAGCTAGAAGTGGGAGGAGTTGAACCCTCAGCTGGTGGTGCCGTTGCTGGAGGTTGTTGGCTATTATTGCCAGGTGCAGGTTGGCGGCCTCTTGCACCCGGTTGTTGCTGCAAATATAAACAATGTCATTTATTTGTGAGAAAGTACAAGGAAATGAGATAAACATTCAGTGTACAAATTAAAGTTAATAAATCTGTTTCCGGGCGAGCCTTCGTAGTTTTTGTGCGTGCAAAATATATCTCCTTAGATTAATCAATTCAACTAGCATCAGTTAAATTTCGTGCTGATATGCCCAATTTAAAATGTACTTTTACATTATTcttatttgtataaaaaaattagaataaaacAAATGAATGCAGGGTGAGCAGCACAATCCGGATCTGACGGGATAAAAGAATGCTGATATAATGGAATTAATCATAATTATAGTACATTTAAGCTAAAGCGCAAGTATCATGGTTAACAGGACAAAACACATGTTTAACTACCTGAGCAGGACGAGCCGGTGGCGTTGATTGAGCAGCAACATACTGCAAAATGTCAAAAATTCTAGTCTGGCCGTAACTAGCAGCTTTTTGCCAATACAAAACTGCAATATCTCCTGCCCGTGTCCTTAGTTCCATCAAATTGCGATCAATATCCGTCTCGTGTTTAGCAACATATGGTCTAAAGAAAGAATCATACACATATGCCGTTCCCTAACATAGGCAATAACATTTATGTTACAGATCAATCTAAAGAGAATCAAATACTAAAGCTATATCAGATTCAATCACAGTAATTATTTTCATACCTTTGTTTTTGGGTACCATAGGTATATAAAAAATGCCAATTTAGCTTCACTATACATTGGAACCcttcaagaagaaaaaaacactaAATAATTCTAATAATAAGCTATCAGAAAGCATAATAACACAATTGTTCAGTGAAAAAAAGGACATGGCAATGTCTAGTATCTCTACCATGATATAAATGTATCACCAATTCGCTCAAACACCGTTAAAAGAGCCACCAAAATCCTGcaatacaaaaagaaaatttaaaaagtagatACCAATGTATACCAACGATTACTAGTTAAGTTTCATGGAAGTATACCAATACTGGCACCAAAAGCGTAGTTGTTCAATTTCAGGTCTATTCTTTTCAACTGCTTTATAGCATTCATAGGCTGGGTAGGCATAGCCAAAAACCATTCTGCAAATACATAAACACAGTAATATGGAATAGTTGAATTTGAAAATTATAGCATAAACCCATCATAAAAGAATAATCAGAAAGTTATAATGTCATAAACATACACAAGTATCCTGGTAATAAAGGATCCTATCATTTTGTATCCCTGGCATGAAAAGAAGAACATACAATCAGTTAAACCAAACAAGATAGCCTCCAAGAAACTGAGAAGAAAAGTTATAAATGGACAAATTTTAGCACCTCAAATTAAGGTTTATAAGGGTTTTGCAAtgttataaaattttcaaaatctgGTATGAAAACTGCAACATTGTCCTAGAGGCACTAGCGGAAAAATAGaattttatgattatttttaaataacaaaactaAAGAATTTGCATGTGTAACAAACATGACCTAAAGTAAAAACTGAAGAGTGAGTGTTACTCTTATATTTACCATACTACATAAACCTTTCAATACATTATCTATATTATGCAGCCATTCCCTTATTCATTagtatgaagcacggacacagacacgaaaactgacacgtcgacaccaaggttgtcagaaccggaccggtcatcgaaccggcgagctcaccggttcaaggttcaattggtcggaccgggttcaatcggggtcgaaccgtttttaattaaatatatattttaattaatatataaataaaaatatatgaataattgctcaatatttcataatttcacacattaaaaagataaaatatcacaagtcaaaataaaataaaatttataattcaaaccaaatgaaaaatagatgaaaaacaaaaatctttcctaTTTCTACGACGTCGTTGAtttgattcatatttttttttttaaaaaaaaaagttaaaacgacgtcgttttgccctatctttttaaaaaaaaaataaaaaatctgcaaaaccgcttgaaccacCCGGTCGGTTCACCGGTTCGACCCGGTTCGATcccggttcaagcggttttttgccggtcgatttcctatccgttttttgctcaaaaccgaaccgtttttatgaccggttcacggtccgaccggtccgaccggccggtccggtccggttttgataaccttggtcgacaccaataataatctgagaaaatgacacaatttaatataattataagtgtcggtgtgtgtcggtgtccgacaccaacgcgtgtccgacaccgggacacacctaatccgaggagtgtctTTGCTTCAGATCATTACACTCATTTTCATTGCTATGCAGCATCTGTTATCTTCATGCAACCCTATCTGATATGGATTTTTGGGATACCTCTATTTTTCGCAATCTACTATTGATAACACAAATTCAGAATGAGTTTCTCTATATTCAGTAATGGAATGCTGAGGTAATGTTAAACTTCTTACCCTTCTATTTCTACAGtgcaaaattgaacaaaaaCCAAACGGGGTTGGTTAATTATGAATACAATTGAATTCAAAAAGTTCAAATTGCAAACAAGTTGATATATTTATCCTATAAATAACCTACAGCAGTTGACACAAACGCAATAATGGAAGAGGCATAaagaattgaatttgaatgaaaataaaagacaaaaagtgtgaaaaaaagcACCTTGAGGAACTAAACACCAACCCAACTCTTTCTATCCAAACAAATCGAGCAGAAGCAACCCAACTCCACTGGTAACCTAATAAACCAAATTgaagataaaaatttaaaatatgaattgaatttaggttataaaaaaatgaagaatagaGAGAAAAAGGGATTGTTACCGCAGATTGAAGCTTGTCACCGCAGATTGAAGCAAATTTGGAGAATGATAAAGGGGTCGCCgtctagggtttggagaatgatTGAAGAAATTGGGACGATGGCGCTTTAGGGACGATGGCGATTTGGGAAGAAATTGGGAAGAAATTTGGGAACGATgaagaatgagaatgaagaatgaagaaattaGGGACGAACGGCGCTGTGTGTTCTCGAGGGAAGAAATTGGGAACGAtatgaagaatgaagaaattgGGAACGAtatgaacaaattaattaattaatgaacactaatagggattccactacgggtgaaATCCAAATCGGTagtgaaatccaattaaaacaaattttaatgtaattacaacattgccaccgtgtctacttttcactacGGATTTAAGAAAgccagtagtgaaatcccttgtctctgaacttttcactaccggtattaaaatatcagtagtggaatcctttggtcaaatgtatttcactactggtatgtgaataccagtagtggtatctctaaaccaaaagtcatttttctactagtggaATGACAATTTTCTAggcaaattctaatatggaccgcTTGTATGGTGGAcgagtcatgaataacattataacgaatacgaatttaacaaaattcaccgttggattgaatgtttatatcatatagatcatccataaaaaaatttagaaaaattgaaaataatttgatatgttattgagactcatgaAGATTAACGATTTATGAGTTTTtcttaaataccgttaatcttgatattctcaataacatattaaatgatttttattttttcaaaaaaattgtaaatattatttatacaatataaactttcaattcaacaataaattttataaaattcgtattcgttataatagtATTGATCACTTATCCGGACCACCGCCATTTACTCAATTATCTGTTCGGACTAGAATTTGAGCAGAGGCCATGGAATCAcaaataatcatcaataatagactAAATCCATTCAAGTTTTCCAATATTGCTCACCACTTGTTCGATATTGTGTCTGCACCTGGCTTAGAGTGACAATCCTGCGAAAACAATCTTCCTCCACTGATTCATCCTCATACACTTGATCTACATCAATATTTAGCTCATGTAGAGTCTTGGATGTTACTACAACCTTGAATTGCCCGATACCTCTGATCCTCTGTGTAATGGGTTGCCATTTTCTCACCAAGTTTTTCCtctcaaatttttcatttttataacattcgcgtttaaaattttgaaaatttcatgttaaggggtatttttttatatgtaaatttttcggtacacatattatgtggatatgtacCGACACATTTATTGAGGTGGATTATTCTGATTGgtttacaaataatatttattgatttttctatattaaatgagttaggatccgttgacaccaggtgtcaaaaatttgacaccaaatctcaactGTCTATATTTTATAATCAAAGGCTAATAATAATTAGCTATATTAATTTTGTGTGTGTCTATTTATGAGAATTtttattattctcttttttttttgtcaagaatttttttattattctatcgcatgaaaaatttatttgtgGTTATTCAATCTGCACCAGCATTACTATCCTTCCTGCGTCTTTACGCCCTTTTGGTTAATATCAATATcaaggtaaattttaatatatggaccacttcatcaagtggtctatGGTAGGTCAgtcacgaataacattataacgaatacgaattttacaaaattcaccgttgaattgaaagtttagatcatatagatcatccatagaaaaatttagaaaaattgaaaatcatttgatatgttattgagatacatcaagattaacggtttattaaataacgtgaatcttgatgggtctcaataacacatcaaatgattttcaaaaaaatttatggatgatttaatgcaattggtttaatattaataatttatatgtttgcaagaataacaatgatttttttttaaaaattatatgcaatttaaatcaataaacttttttttaaaaaattatattttttattaagggatcatttttatattttacacaGAATCTCCTAAAATTCGAAGACGCCCTGCATATCTATTACTTAACCATTTGTTAAGGTGGATTATTATGATTGATTTACAAATAATCTTTCAATGTGTCGAGTCCGTAATGAAGACATAATCCAAGGTCATATAAGTAATTAACCAATGACAATGATGTAGGAAAACACATACCCATAGCATAGATCATGATGAATCATGATGGACAATTGGACATGGTGCATGTGCATAGCATAGAGACACATCGATTTtgacttaatttattttcaagagagaaaatgaaaatgaaaatgaaaatgaatagaATCAAAAGgaaagaatgaagaaaaaattCAATCAGATCGAATATAATCTTGACGTCCGCTAATCactttttctctctctaacttTCTCTCTATAAAATcatttctctctctaaaaacACACTCACACACAGTTAAGCACTTAACAGCAGTAGCAGCGGCTACAACAGAAACAGAACAAGCGTTTCACTGAAATTGAATATGCTGTTACTCCTTATTATTACCCTAAATTACACTCATAAAACCCTAGAAAATTAATTACTGGATGCAAATTCAGAGAACCCAAGTGGAAAGTTCCAAACTTTTTGCTCCCTCTCAATTCATTGATCAGTTTTCATACTCAATTGCACTTCAATTTCTCAATTTCTTAACTCTCTCGGTGAGTTATGCTAAGTCTCAATTTTATACTCTGATTGTGTTTGTTTCTTGCCTTTTGAATTTTTGAatcattttgttttctttcaatTGAGATTGAACTTGTTTAGAGAGAAATGATGGTTTTGTAGTGATGGAGTTAATTTGATTGAAGCTGTTGAAgctgatttgttttttttttttttttttttttttttgtttaattggtGATTAGTGTTATAGTGAATTAGTGATACTAATGCTGATTGAAATTTTGgtgatttgatttatttgttAATTGGGTTATTGTTTATATTGTGTGTTGGTTGATGGGTTGGATCTAAGAAGTTGTTCTC
It contains:
- the LOC123909347 gene encoding putative HVA22-like protein g, encoding MIGSFITRILVMVFGYAYPAYECYKAVEKNRPEIEQLRFWCQYWILVALLTVFERIGDTFISWVPMYSEAKLAFFIYLWYPKTKGTAYVYDSFFRPYVAKHETDIDRNLMELRTRAGDIAVLYWQKAASYGQTRIFDILQYVAAQSTPPARPAQQQPGARGRQPAPGNNSQQPPATAPPAEGSTPPTSSSSSSQHQKEVAEELGSSQVPKAPYSLAGLISQKNNPTQESGNQSIPAEAEPMQIEETLPSSSSANENENPPPKYSVPAVATS